Proteins from a single region of Crassaminicella profunda:
- a CDS encoding O-acetylhomoserine aminocarboxypropyltransferase/cysteine synthase family protein codes for MEKNFRKGTLCVQGLYDPKGGEARVLPIVQSTTYRYEDSDEVADLFDLKKAGHMYSRISNPTVSAFEEKINALEGGVGAVAAASGQSATTLAFLNICQSGQHIVAASTIYGGTYNLLSTTFKKLGIEVSFVDPEADEDEIIKHFKENTRAIFGETIGNPGLNILDFEKFARIAKKMDVPFIVDNTLATPCLCRPFELGANIIIHSTTKYTDGHATSVGGVVIDGGNFNWDNGKYPELTEPDPSYHGIKYVESFGELAYIIKARVQLLRDYGCCMSPFNAFLFHLGLETLHLRMERHSQNALKLAQFLENHEMVNWVSYPSLSQHSSYEKCKKYLPDGASGILTFGIKGGAEAGKELAKHLKLVALVVHLGDARTSLLHPASTTHRQLTKEQQIASGVLPDLIRVSVGIENVEDLIEDFDQALNKMK; via the coding sequence ATGGAAAAAAATTTTAGAAAAGGAACATTATGCGTACAGGGATTATATGATCCAAAGGGAGGAGAAGCAAGAGTCTTACCTATTGTACAAAGTACAACTTATAGGTATGAGGATTCAGATGAGGTAGCAGATTTATTTGATTTAAAAAAAGCAGGACATATGTATTCAAGAATCAGTAATCCTACTGTTTCTGCCTTTGAAGAGAAAATAAATGCATTAGAAGGTGGAGTGGGTGCTGTTGCAGCAGCTTCTGGTCAATCTGCAACTACTTTAGCATTTTTAAATATTTGTCAAAGTGGTCAGCATATTGTAGCTGCATCTACTATATATGGAGGAACTTATAATCTTTTATCAACAACTTTCAAAAAATTAGGGATAGAGGTATCCTTTGTAGACCCAGAGGCAGACGAAGACGAGATTATAAAACATTTTAAAGAAAATACAAGAGCTATTTTTGGAGAAACCATAGGAAATCCTGGTTTAAATATATTAGACTTTGAAAAATTCGCTCGTATTGCAAAAAAAATGGATGTTCCTTTCATTGTAGACAATACATTAGCGACACCATGCCTTTGTCGTCCTTTTGAATTAGGAGCAAACATTATTATTCACTCAACCACCAAATATACGGATGGTCATGCAACAAGTGTAGGGGGAGTAGTAATCGATGGAGGAAATTTCAATTGGGATAATGGAAAATATCCAGAACTTACAGAACCTGATCCAAGCTATCATGGAATTAAATACGTGGAAAGCTTTGGCGAATTGGCATATATCATTAAGGCGCGAGTACAGCTTTTAAGAGATTATGGATGTTGTATGAGTCCATTTAACGCGTTTCTATTTCATTTAGGATTAGAGACACTCCATTTGAGAATGGAAAGACATAGTCAAAATGCGTTAAAGCTCGCTCAGTTTTTAGAAAATCATGAAATGGTTAATTGGGTAAGTTATCCATCACTTTCTCAGCATTCAAGCTATGAAAAATGTAAAAAATATCTACCTGATGGAGCAAGTGGCATCCTTACCTTTGGTATAAAAGGAGGAGCAGAGGCAGGAAAAGAATTAGCGAAGCATTTGAAGTTAGTTGCTTTGGTTGTTCACTTAGGAGATGCAAGAACATCTCTACTACATCCTGCAAGTACGACTCATAGACAGCTTACAAAGGAACAGCAAATTGCTTCAGGGGTTCTGCCTGATTTGATAAGGGTTTCTGTAGGAATTGAAAATGTGGAAGATCTTATCGAAGATTTTGATCAAGCACTAAATAAAATGAAATAA
- the metA gene encoding homoserine O-acetyltransferase MetA yields the protein MPVIVPKNLPAVDILIKENIFIMNKAQALHQDIRSLRIAILNLMPKKIETETQLLSLIANSPIQVDVELLHPKTYQSKNTSEKHLLNFYKTFEEVKDQKFDGMIITGAPVELMEFEAVDYWDELKEIMEYTKTNVMSTVHICWGAQAGLYYHYGVPKYELKEKMFGIFPHTITKKKTQLLRGFDDEFYVPHSRHTEVLREDIEKIPNLEILTESEDSGVHIVASKDRRQIFITGHSEYDPYTLKNEYERDVKKGMDIAIPKNYFKEDDPSKEPIVRWRGHANLLFKNWINYVYQVTPYDIEEIV from the coding sequence ATGCCAGTAATCGTTCCCAAAAATCTTCCTGCTGTGGATATTTTGATAAAAGAAAATATTTTTATCATGAATAAAGCCCAAGCTTTACATCAGGATATTCGATCTTTAAGGATTGCTATTTTAAATTTAATGCCAAAAAAAATTGAAACAGAAACACAATTACTTTCATTGATTGCCAATAGTCCCATACAAGTAGATGTAGAGTTACTTCATCCTAAAACTTATCAATCAAAAAATACTTCTGAAAAGCATTTGCTTAATTTTTATAAAACCTTTGAAGAAGTGAAAGATCAAAAATTTGATGGGATGATTATTACAGGTGCACCTGTTGAACTCATGGAATTTGAAGCGGTAGATTATTGGGATGAATTAAAAGAAATCATGGAATATACAAAGACAAATGTTATGTCAACAGTGCATATATGCTGGGGTGCACAAGCTGGACTTTATTATCATTATGGGGTACCTAAGTATGAATTAAAGGAAAAAATGTTTGGTATTTTTCCACATACTATTACTAAAAAGAAGACACAGCTTTTAAGAGGATTTGATGATGAATTCTATGTACCTCATTCACGGCATACAGAAGTACTTCGAGAGGATATAGAAAAAATACCAAACTTAGAAATTTTGACAGAATCTGAAGATTCTGGAGTTCATATTGTAGCTAGCAAGGACCGAAGACAGATTTTTATTACAGGACATTCGGAATATGATCCTTATACATTAAAAAATGAGTATGAAAGAGATGTTAAGAAGGGAATGGATATTGCAATACCAAAGAATTATTTTAAAGAGGACGACCCTTCAAAGGAACCTATTGTAAGATGGAGAGGGCATGCAAACTTATTGTTTAAAAACTGGATTAATTATGTTTATCAGGTAACACCTTATGATATAGAGGAGATTGTTTAG
- a CDS encoding helix-turn-helix domain-containing protein — protein MKEIINMLEKLSFSKTEASVYITLLKHPKLTGYQIAKKINISRSSVYSALDNLYNRGGVSLLSGKNFLKHIEIRTNVWYNWQKRL, from the coding sequence ATGAAAGAAATCATAAATATGCTTGAAAAATTAAGTTTTTCAAAAACAGAAGCATCTGTATATATAACATTGCTAAAACATCCAAAGTTAACGGGGTATCAGATTGCTAAAAAAATTAATATATCTCGCTCTTCGGTTTACTCAGCTTTAGATAATCTCTATAATAGAGGGGGCGTATCTTTATTATCAGGAAAAAATTTCCTAAAACATATTGAAATTCGAACAAATGTTTGGTATAATTGGCAGAAAAGATTGTAG
- a CDS encoding DUF4132 domain-containing protein: MEKQVVVKDIIEIYKSIGLSVEVLNDIEDYLKGAHNEEEILKSIENEQIPNWEFRVAISNVVTKFLKDMNLEDEDLTERILKSFFLIGKENTFDCYEMKFIFENKVLSIYKKLKEIKVPFYYYIMNRVKKVSDKDGYYIYNDINKKYFVELKWLYIFYKKDYIEAFHHLEGVEKLCLAIILLNEGNRKIKGIKEFVDQNLKEILFKYFEINDQHKETINNYINGNHIPVDRAVDSFKSIAKNVGDDEYRIINSIIYHSCNKSEVAKRILKLLAHFDNYRTIDYIFDFTNAGEEKYGRHRIKICEKAQEFLRVLKRLEIEEHFYIAWAAYQCFGEYTYEEDKKFLRSVMNDCFEENIGCFKDAIQITSGIAKNYLESHLINLMDEDEKIDEVNRKCIEAVKDILKEHNFSNDEIDDFVLFMEGNKDIKKVLIPSNFKKNDYLGWGIRKQIKKIVWCYGIGDVFRRIVLYFVKLQNHKLFDYLVNELAIEKKATFKDVVEIFSDLGVEVKDIIYIISTMSFDGHHTREYDHLIDNWIEDCPYEVINHMKLCNAEGREDLIKRVYESGFYKKDKEKFISLLKEFIADSSKLVKATVYPMIEEALTIEERKALGINLLGAKKAAMREGAIHVLKSIMDEECENILKAHLEKEKSTKVKNLIMENLPVATKEEEEIKDINTYCKKNLNKRKRSKISWLEPEHLPNLVLEENGEKASEEVLDYILITFADEKEVQTNLEVKKIMDYFKKDSLNHLAYEVLLKWYDEGAEAKKKWILSLVGMFGDTKCIQFLEKNIKKWPEISRGTIACEALKAIAISGNHEGLMIIDSIGRKFKFKQVKNAALEALDFAAKELGIDKEELSDRVVPTLGFDKEGKQVFDYGNRKFIVEINEELTLTVYKEDGKILKNLPKPGKNDDEEKAEVAREGFKLLKKQLKTLITAQSERLDIALGNNRKWRLEQWKNLFVENMIMQRFAIGLIWGIYEEEKLIKTFRYMEDGSFNTVDEEEIEIGNTEKIGLVHPIELSKETIDLWKEQLEDYEITQPIEQLDRKVFSLEDDTKETIDQFAGIMISGSTFSNKLKKRGWYTGSVRDGGWYTEFYKENEKIGAEIDFSGMGFYDQYETVTIFLLRFYQSGTVERGSYIYDKIEEKDLILPKSVQKRLLSEILYDLYKATVNSSEFDKDWKKEMDSLSNYRE; this comes from the coding sequence ATGGAAAAACAAGTAGTTGTAAAAGATATCATAGAAATTTACAAATCAATAGGATTATCTGTTGAAGTATTAAACGATATAGAAGATTATTTAAAAGGTGCTCATAATGAAGAAGAAATACTAAAATCAATAGAAAATGAACAAATTCCCAACTGGGAATTTAGAGTAGCTATTTCAAATGTTGTAACAAAATTTTTAAAAGATATGAATTTAGAGGATGAAGATCTAACAGAAAGGATATTAAAAAGTTTTTTTCTTATAGGAAAAGAAAATACTTTTGATTGTTATGAAATGAAATTTATCTTTGAGAATAAAGTTCTATCTATCTATAAAAAGCTAAAAGAAATAAAAGTTCCTTTTTATTATTATATTATGAATAGAGTTAAAAAAGTGTCAGATAAAGATGGATATTATATTTATAATGATATCAATAAAAAATATTTTGTTGAACTTAAATGGCTTTATATCTTTTATAAAAAAGATTACATAGAAGCATTTCATCATTTAGAGGGAGTAGAAAAGCTATGTCTTGCAATTATTCTTTTAAATGAAGGAAATAGGAAAATAAAAGGGATAAAAGAGTTTGTAGATCAAAATTTAAAAGAAATTCTTTTTAAATATTTTGAAATTAACGATCAACATAAAGAAACAATCAATAATTATATAAATGGAAACCATATTCCTGTAGATAGAGCAGTTGATTCTTTTAAAAGCATTGCTAAAAATGTTGGAGATGATGAATATAGAATTATCAATAGTATTATTTATCATAGTTGCAATAAAAGTGAAGTGGCAAAGAGAATATTAAAGCTACTTGCTCACTTTGATAATTATAGAACCATTGACTATATTTTTGATTTTACAAATGCAGGAGAAGAAAAATATGGAAGACATAGAATAAAGATTTGTGAAAAAGCGCAAGAATTTTTACGTGTACTTAAAAGATTAGAAATAGAAGAACATTTTTATATAGCTTGGGCGGCTTATCAATGTTTTGGTGAGTATACTTATGAGGAAGATAAAAAATTTCTTAGAAGTGTGATGAATGATTGCTTTGAAGAAAATATAGGTTGCTTTAAAGATGCAATACAGATTACTAGTGGAATAGCAAAAAATTATTTAGAAAGTCATTTAATCAATTTAATGGATGAAGATGAAAAAATAGATGAAGTAAATAGAAAATGTATAGAAGCTGTTAAAGATATACTAAAAGAACATAATTTTTCAAATGATGAAATAGATGATTTTGTGCTTTTCATGGAAGGAAACAAAGATATTAAGAAAGTTTTAATCCCTTCTAATTTTAAGAAAAATGACTATTTAGGATGGGGAATAAGAAAACAAATAAAAAAAATAGTATGGTGCTATGGTATAGGAGATGTTTTTAGGCGGATTGTATTATATTTTGTAAAACTTCAAAATCATAAGCTATTTGATTATTTAGTAAATGAATTAGCCATAGAAAAAAAAGCTACCTTTAAAGATGTGGTAGAAATTTTCAGTGACCTAGGAGTAGAAGTAAAGGATATTATTTATATAATCTCTACTATGAGTTTTGACGGACATCATACAAGGGAATATGATCATTTAATAGACAATTGGATAGAGGATTGTCCATATGAAGTGATCAATCATATGAAACTTTGCAATGCAGAAGGTAGAGAAGATTTGATAAAAAGGGTTTATGAAAGTGGATTTTACAAAAAAGACAAAGAAAAATTTATTTCGTTACTAAAAGAGTTTATTGCAGATTCTTCAAAATTAGTAAAAGCTACAGTGTATCCTATGATAGAAGAAGCTTTAACTATTGAAGAAAGAAAAGCTTTAGGAATTAATTTACTAGGGGCTAAGAAGGCAGCCATGAGAGAAGGGGCTATCCATGTATTAAAATCTATAATGGATGAAGAATGTGAAAATATTCTAAAAGCCCATTTAGAAAAAGAGAAAAGCACAAAGGTTAAAAATTTGATTATGGAAAACCTTCCTGTAGCAACAAAAGAAGAGGAAGAAATAAAAGATATAAATACTTATTGTAAAAAGAATTTAAACAAACGAAAAAGATCAAAAATAAGCTGGTTAGAACCAGAACATCTTCCCAATTTAGTTCTAGAGGAAAATGGTGAAAAAGCTTCAGAGGAAGTTTTAGATTATATCCTTATTACCTTTGCAGATGAAAAAGAAGTACAAACCAATCTAGAAGTGAAAAAGATTATGGATTATTTTAAGAAGGATAGCCTTAATCATTTAGCTTATGAAGTACTTTTAAAGTGGTATGATGAGGGTGCAGAAGCCAAGAAAAAATGGATTTTATCATTAGTGGGTATGTTTGGAGATACAAAATGTATTCAGTTTTTAGAGAAAAATATAAAAAAATGGCCAGAAATCTCAAGAGGAACAATCGCTTGTGAAGCTTTAAAAGCGATTGCTATTAGTGGAAACCATGAAGGACTTATGATAATCGATAGCATTGGGAGAAAGTTTAAATTCAAGCAGGTAAAAAATGCTGCATTGGAAGCACTTGATTTTGCTGCTAAGGAGTTAGGGATTGATAAGGAGGAATTATCAGATAGAGTCGTTCCAACATTAGGATTTGACAAGGAAGGAAAACAAGTATTTGACTATGGAAATAGAAAATTTATTGTTGAAATTAATGAAGAGCTTACTTTGACTGTTTATAAAGAAGATGGAAAAATTCTTAAGAATTTGCCTAAACCAGGGAAAAATGATGATGAAGAAAAGGCAGAAGTAGCACGAGAAGGATTTAAACTTCTTAAAAAGCAGTTAAAAACACTTATAACTGCACAAAGTGAAAGACTAGATATCGCACTAGGAAACAATAGAAAATGGCGTTTAGAGCAATGGAAAAATCTATTTGTTGAAAATATGATTATGCAAAGATTTGCCATAGGTCTTATATGGGGAATATACGAAGAAGAAAAATTGATAAAAACCTTTAGATATATGGAGGATGGAAGTTTTAATACAGTAGATGAAGAAGAAATTGAAATAGGGAATACTGAAAAGATAGGCCTTGTTCATCCTATTGAGCTTTCAAAAGAAACGATTGATTTGTGGAAAGAACAGCTAGAGGATTATGAAATTACTCAGCCTATAGAACAATTAGATAGAAAAGTATTTTCATTAGAAGATGATACAAAAGAGACCATTGATCAATTTGCAGGAATCATGATAAGTGGTTCAACATTTTCGAATAAGCTTAAAAAGAGAGGCTGGTATACAGGATCTGTAAGAGATGGAGGCTGGTATACAGAGTTTTATAAGGAAAATGAAAAAATAGGTGCAGAGATTGACTTTAGTGGAATGGGTTTTTATGATCAGTATGAGACGGTTACTATATTTTTATTAAGATTTTATCAATCAGGTACAGTTGAAAGAGGTAGCTATATCTATGATAAAATAGAAGAAAAAGATCTTATTTTACCGAAAAGTGTTCAAAAAAGACTTTTAAGTGAAATATTATATGACTTATATAAAGCAACCGTTAATTCTTCTGAGTTTGATAAAGATTGGAAAAAGGAAATGGACAGTTTAAGTAACTATAGGGAGTAA
- a CDS encoding ATP-binding protein: MNKKMMKLPAEKAYEKELLALKKYDKGPKPANWLLSPKAVRTFILGSDESLLLDGEEIMINKKFYGDDSLIERCIVTLAGNRGLMLVGEPGTAKTMLSELLTAAICGTSTNTIQGTAGTTEDMMKYSWNYAMLLANGPSRKALVPSPLYIGMEKGIITRLEEITRCPSEVQDSLISLLSDKVLNIPELGKEGVLFAYPGFNVIATANIRDKGVNEMSSALKRRFNFETVFPIKDLSLEIEIIEKESKKLLEASGIDMDVDQEVATILASTFHELREGITVEGHRLDKPEAIMSTAEAVSVYFQSAMSAYYYDDGKMSMDRTVQNILGAVIKENREDLNKLKNYFTLVVKSRSVKEGSLWKDYYAAKKWIK, from the coding sequence ATGAATAAAAAGATGATGAAGCTTCCAGCAGAGAAAGCTTATGAAAAGGAACTATTGGCACTAAAAAAATATGATAAAGGACCTAAGCCTGCTAATTGGTTATTATCTCCTAAAGCAGTAAGAACATTTATATTAGGCAGTGATGAGTCTTTATTATTAGATGGAGAAGAAATCATGATCAATAAAAAATTCTACGGAGATGATTCATTAATAGAAAGATGTATCGTAACTTTAGCAGGAAATAGAGGACTTATGCTAGTAGGGGAACCTGGTACGGCAAAGACTATGCTTAGTGAACTGTTGACTGCTGCTATTTGTGGGACAAGTACGAATACGATTCAAGGAACAGCAGGGACTACTGAAGATATGATGAAATATTCATGGAATTATGCAATGCTTTTAGCAAATGGACCTAGTAGAAAAGCACTTGTTCCATCACCACTCTATATAGGGATGGAGAAGGGAATCATCACAAGGCTTGAAGAGATTACCCGTTGTCCTTCAGAAGTACAGGATAGTTTAATAAGTTTACTTAGTGATAAAGTTTTAAATATTCCAGAACTTGGTAAAGAGGGTGTTTTGTTTGCATATCCTGGATTTAATGTAATTGCTACAGCAAATATAAGGGATAAAGGTGTCAATGAAATGAGTAGTGCTTTAAAAAGAAGATTTAACTTTGAAACAGTTTTTCCAATAAAAGATTTATCTTTAGAGATTGAAATCATTGAAAAAGAATCTAAGAAGCTTTTAGAGGCATCTGGAATAGATATGGATGTAGATCAAGAAGTAGCAACTATTTTGGCTTCTACATTCCATGAATTAAGAGAAGGGATTACGGTAGAAGGACATAGATTAGATAAACCAGAGGCGATCATGAGTACAGCAGAGGCAGTTTCTGTATATTTTCAAAGTGCTATGAGTGCTTACTATTATGATGATGGTAAAATGAGCATGGATCGAACGGTTCAAAATATTTTAGGTGCAGTAATCAAAGAAAATAGAGAGGACTTAAACAAATTGAAAAACTATTTTACCCTTGTGGTCAAATCAAGAAGTGTGAAAGAGGGAAGTCTATGGAAAGATTATTATGCAGCCAAGAAATGGATCAAATAA
- a CDS encoding DUF5682 family protein gives MERLLCSQEMDQINRLYEEAFTLKENIIYFPVRHHSPACSYHLKKTIEKYKPQIILIEGPSNANHLIPSLTHEDSQTPLSIYYTYSDDKGLLGEKKDKYMCYYPFLDYSPEYVAMKIGWNLNIPTVFIDFPYEEILINSKEGEGIREKFKKKSYHDDYLIMRSKFIKELCKKQNCRDFNELWEKLYEIRGLHISTEEFVKNMLAYCYLSRVDYREEILEREGCIAREKYMNMQIQKYANEYEKILVITGGFHTFGLVELQKRKVEIKIQDIKKENVGAYAMAYSFEECNRLNGYASGMIYPAFYQRIWENICKNKEEPYEDGVITFISQCGRELRKKEEGISTADSIEAFNMAKGLAVLRDKISCGVYELLDGVTSVMVKGEMSVSNNFPLASLNKLMTGERIGKLSEQAEFPPIVLDFRKKCKKLRLNIHTSVKQEKILDIHKTKSHREQSKFFHMMNFLETNFCVKTKGPDYLVNKDTNLIREKWNYRWKSQVESKLIEHSVYGGSLKEAVSEILLKKVKDLGEHGKEATLMMIHAAIMGIEEVFEYMLLELETILQRDGSFYSLTEACRNLNFLYKQKYLMDLSSTEKIEILLKKAYEKSSSFISTLYNIQKDDENNTIQMLKELYQLSMDHRLHLNNEIYIDQLKTLIGKKDVNPALEGAGVGILIGMNQLREDEGTKRAKGYLYGSGEKFFESAAFLKGLFSTARDLILGSGSLINGIDHMLKKIEHEDFLKILPEMRLAFSFFIPREIDEIGEKVSVLYGTNNKEILNKMPLNEKEILLAKELDAFAKEQLANWGIIERGQAFE, from the coding sequence ATGGAAAGATTATTATGCAGCCAAGAAATGGATCAAATAAATAGATTATATGAAGAAGCTTTTACTTTAAAAGAAAATATTATTTACTTTCCCGTAAGACATCATAGTCCTGCTTGTTCTTATCATTTAAAGAAAACGATTGAAAAATATAAGCCCCAAATTATATTGATTGAAGGACCAAGTAATGCCAATCATTTGATACCATCTCTTACCCATGAAGATAGTCAAACACCCTTAAGTATTTACTATACTTATTCAGATGATAAAGGATTACTAGGGGAAAAGAAGGATAAATATATGTGTTATTATCCCTTTTTAGACTATTCTCCAGAATATGTAGCTATGAAAATCGGATGGAATTTAAATATTCCTACAGTATTTATTGATTTTCCCTATGAGGAAATATTAATCAATAGCAAAGAAGGAGAAGGAATACGAGAAAAATTTAAAAAGAAAAGCTATCATGATGATTACTTAATTATGAGAAGTAAGTTTATAAAAGAGCTTTGCAAAAAACAAAATTGCAGAGATTTCAATGAACTATGGGAAAAATTATATGAAATAAGGGGTTTACATATAAGCACTGAAGAATTTGTGAAAAATATGTTAGCCTATTGTTATCTTTCAAGAGTTGATTATAGGGAAGAAATCCTTGAAAGGGAAGGATGTATAGCAAGAGAAAAATATATGAATATGCAGATACAAAAATATGCTAATGAATATGAAAAAATCCTTGTTATTACAGGAGGTTTTCATACCTTTGGACTTGTAGAGCTTCAAAAAAGAAAAGTTGAGATAAAAATACAGGATATAAAAAAAGAAAATGTAGGAGCCTATGCAATGGCCTATAGCTTTGAAGAGTGTAATCGGTTAAATGGGTATGCTAGCGGAATGATTTATCCAGCCTTTTATCAAAGAATATGGGAAAATATTTGTAAAAATAAAGAAGAACCTTATGAAGATGGGGTAATTACATTCATTAGTCAGTGTGGACGAGAACTGAGAAAAAAAGAAGAAGGTATTTCAACTGCTGATAGTATTGAGGCTTTCAATATGGCAAAGGGGTTAGCCGTTCTAAGGGACAAAATATCTTGCGGTGTTTATGAATTATTAGATGGTGTAACGAGTGTAATGGTCAAGGGAGAAATGAGTGTATCTAATAATTTTCCACTAGCTTCATTAAATAAACTGATGACGGGAGAAAGAATAGGAAAATTAAGTGAACAAGCTGAATTCCCCCCTATTGTTTTAGATTTTAGAAAGAAGTGTAAAAAACTAAGATTAAATATCCATACATCTGTAAAGCAGGAAAAAATATTAGACATTCATAAAACAAAATCCCATAGAGAACAAAGTAAGTTTTTTCATATGATGAACTTTTTAGAAACAAACTTTTGTGTAAAAACAAAAGGACCAGATTATCTAGTCAACAAAGATACAAATTTAATAAGAGAAAAGTGGAACTATAGATGGAAATCTCAAGTTGAGAGTAAATTGATTGAGCATTCTGTTTATGGAGGAAGCTTAAAGGAAGCTGTATCAGAAATTTTATTAAAAAAAGTGAAGGATTTAGGAGAGCATGGAAAAGAAGCAACCCTTATGATGATTCATGCAGCCATTATGGGGATTGAAGAAGTGTTTGAGTATATGCTACTAGAGCTAGAGACAATCCTTCAAAGGGATGGTTCTTTTTATTCCCTTACAGAAGCTTGTAGAAATTTAAACTTTCTTTATAAACAAAAATATTTAATGGATTTATCAAGTACAGAAAAAATTGAAATCCTCCTAAAAAAAGCTTACGAAAAATCATCTTCATTTATATCAACTCTTTATAATATACAAAAAGATGATGAAAACAATACCATACAAATGCTAAAGGAACTTTATCAGCTATCAATGGATCATCGTTTACATCTAAATAATGAAATATATATAGACCAGCTAAAAACCTTAATAGGTAAAAAAGATGTGAACCCAGCATTAGAAGGAGCGGGGGTAGGAATCTTAATAGGAATGAATCAACTACGAGAGGATGAAGGAACAAAGAGGGCAAAAGGATATCTTTATGGTTCGGGAGAAAAGTTCTTTGAATCTGCTGCGTTTTTGAAGGGCCTTTTCAGTACGGCAAGGGATTTGATTTTGGGAAGTGGCAGCTTAATCAATGGGATTGATCATATGCTAAAAAAGATTGAACATGAAGATTTTTTGAAGATCCTTCCCGAAATGCGTCTTGCCTTTAGCTTTTTTATTCCTAGAGAAATTGATGAAATAGGAGAAAAAGTATCCGTATTGTACGGAACAAATAATAAAGAAATATTGAATAAAATGCCTTTAAATGAAAAAGAAATACTTTTAGCAAAAGAATTAGATGCTTTTGCTAAAGAGCAATTAGCAAATTGGGGGATTATAGAGAGGGGGCAAGCTTTTGAATGA
- a CDS encoding VWA domain-containing protein — translation MNDIETLNRWRLILGKFSEDHFDFGEDGFLYREIDDAMDFLYGREYGEKEGVRGEDNRSGGRGNSILTVPRWITKIRELFPKETVEILEKHALHKYDLVELLTDQEVLEKLEPNMDLLKSIMQMKHMMKGEVLESAKKIIKKVAKEIEKKLEQDMKNSIVGKIDKNNRGVIKSIRNIDFKRTIHKNLKNYDIERKQLIIDQVYFNNRVKSYNKYHVIIAVDESGSMLDSIIHSAVMAGIFAKLPMLKTNLIIFDTNVVDLSDHIDDPVRTLMSVQLGGGTHIAKALQYSKSLIQNPYRTMVVMVTDLYEGGRLTDMYRRAKDIIDTGAKLIVLTALDAHSTPTYDKNAAQTLKNMGAEVAALTPEGLARWIGQIIS, via the coding sequence TTGAATGATATAGAAACATTAAACCGCTGGAGGCTTATCCTTGGAAAATTTTCAGAAGATCATTTTGACTTTGGAGAAGATGGTTTTTTGTATAGAGAAATAGATGATGCAATGGATTTTTTATATGGAAGGGAATACGGAGAAAAGGAAGGGGTACGAGGAGAAGACAATAGGTCGGGCGGACGAGGAAATTCTATTTTGACAGTTCCAAGATGGATCACAAAAATAAGGGAGCTGTTTCCAAAAGAAACGGTTGAAATTCTTGAAAAGCATGCCCTTCATAAGTACGACCTTGTGGAGCTTTTAACAGATCAAGAAGTTTTAGAAAAATTAGAACCGAATATGGATCTTTTAAAAAGCATAATGCAAATGAAGCATATGATGAAGGGTGAGGTCTTAGAAAGTGCTAAGAAAATTATTAAGAAAGTGGCAAAAGAAATAGAAAAAAAGCTAGAGCAAGATATGAAAAATAGTATTGTTGGAAAAATAGATAAAAATAACAGAGGGGTTATAAAATCCATTCGAAATATAGACTTTAAAAGAACGATTCATAAAAACCTAAAGAATTATGATATAGAAAGAAAACAATTAATTATTGATCAAGTGTATTTTAATAATAGGGTCAAAAGCTATAATAAGTATCATGTGATTATAGCAGTAGATGAAAGTGGAAGTATGTTAGATTCAATTATACATAGTGCTGTAATGGCAGGTATATTTGCAAAACTTCCTATGCTCAAGACGAACCTTATTATATTTGATACAAATGTAGTTGATTTATCTGATCATATAGATGACCCTGTAAGAACTCTTATGAGTGTTCAGCTAGGAGGAGGAACCCATATTGCGAAAGCCCTTCAATATAGTAAGAGTCTTATTCAGAATCCATATAGAACCATGGTGGTAATGGTTACAGACTTATATGAAGGTGGACGCCTTACTGACATGTATAGACGAGCTAAGGATATTATAGATACAGGTGCCAAACTCATTGTTTTAACAGCTTTAGACGCACATTCAACACCTACTTATGATAAAAATGCTGCCCAAACTCTAAAGAACATGGGGGCAGAGGTAGCAGCATTAACACCGGAGGGATTAGCAAGATGGATAGGTCAAATCATTTCATAA